The proteins below come from a single Pichia kudriavzevii chromosome 2, complete sequence genomic window:
- a CDS encoding uncharacterized protein (PKUD0B03940; similar to Saccharomyces cerevisiae YOR330C (MIP1); ancestral locus Anc_7.64), with protein sequence MLIGIRGRGFAWPYTVCRSFATVSKDHNPKINTNACGIQQLSDELHKQIFPVKSLPGPLPRLTKLSLKYLEDNELLGKPCSVNPPININLPTLQGTNISQHFENLGLKSISSYEDHAENLIKIGLTPLEKPKRWVFESGWTRYAPFSEPQNVPYPLENELVYDCEVMYKCSPYPVMATCLSPKAWYSWCSPYLTGDSATNNHLIPFATDKRECTIVGHNVSFDRARILEEYNMSTTKAFFLDTMSLHVAVSGMCTRQRNTWMKYKKNLKEKKDSSVKTLDEYREMIRNEDLRLTMANMILDDESVEGDTGTTSALRDDPWMKNSSLNKLSDVAELHCGIKMDKQLRDHFATTSVAEIREQFQKLMTYCANDVVATYHVFYKVYPKFKEVVPHPVSFAALRHITSSILPTSTDWEDYIRRCEEMYQKSKTEVEEKVHQICNEVVSLRKNAQDEIPPWEEDPWLSQLDWEIKPVRLTKSGVPYKNQKLPGYPEWYKKLVAKDKLNLTIKSRTSILLLRLLWEGKPIFWTETKGWCFVVDQKESAKFQNSKYLEVNPLDILMQIHANTPKRKVSPKKKSVSRESSSTKSKESSRTKKTSKSIDKPTQHMSTEDANLDLLAVDLPPRYAESDHIVRENLKKLIANGKTLFKIPHENGQDARVTSLISKPFLRYYEEGILSSENSLAREAFQTNVTNSYWISSRERIMNQYVVYESDLNKAKPFRQKGEKEVGFIIPQIVPMGTITRRAVEKTWLTASNAKKNRLGSELKSLIQAPPGYCFVGADVDSEELWIASLVGDSVFRLHGGTALGWMTLEGTKNSGTDLHSKTANILGISRNEAKVFNYGRIYGAGVKFATSLLKKFNPAISEIDADKVAKTLYAETKGKTSVVKFPESGEKIKVWYGGSESVVFNRLESIAEQDNPKTPVLGAGITAALNRTNLNSNSFLPSRINWAIQSSGVDYLHLLLVSMEYLTKLYNVDARLSITVHDEVRYLSKIEDRYKCAMLLQIANLWTRAMFCFQLGIENVPQSCAFFSCVDIDHVLRKEVDFDCITPSNPSPISHGESLDIYSLLKKKEVQDMLNSLNDKPNCENLLENKQKTSRPVEKLDIKFDTSTKLKWIELQISKTEKEFKEKKKAFFQAADTLVLENFAKKLKNIDNSNDEVVLNGLFVPNCTAGELLDSGKIIEENWDALINERKADKKFKGSKNNKVCKDEDHSTTDLLIERIATDILDKMERKPKSKCKAYGKARPSKKTCLVESDNKSLTLSSNRKRGREGEYVTFSHTHLTENELREIMF encoded by the coding sequence ATGCTGATTGGAATCCGAGGGAGAGGATTTGCTTGGCCATATACTGTTTGCCGAAGTTTTGCAACTGTTTCAAAAGACCATAATCCCAAAATCAATACAAATGCTTGTGgaattcaacaactttCGGATGAGTTACATAAACAGATTTTCCCAGTGAAATCTTTACCTGGGCCGTTACCGAGACTCACCAAACTCTCATTGAAATACCTTGAAGATAATGAGCTATTAGGAAAACCATGTTCGGTGAATCCTCCCATAAATATCAATTTACCAACACTGCAAGGTACAAACATCAGtcaacattttgaaaatttagGTTTGAAGAGTATTAGCAGTTATGAAGATCATGCTGAGAATCTTATAAAGATCGGGTTGACTCCTTTAGAAAAGCCAAAACGATGGGTTTTCGAATCCGGATGGACCAGATATGCACCTTTTTCTGAGCCCCAAAATGTTCCTTATCCATTAGAAAATGAGTTGGTATACGATTGTGAAGTGATGTACAAATGCTCTCCATATCCTGTTATGGCAACATGCCTGTCTCCAAAAGCATGGTATTCATGGTGCTCGCCGTATTTGACAGGAGATAGTGCTACAAATAACCATTTAATTCCATTTGCGACAGATAAAAGAGAATGTACTATTGTGGGCCATaatgtttcttttgatcGTGCACGTATCCTTGAAGAATACAATATGAGCACTACCAAAGCATTTTTTCTTGACACAATGTCGTTACATGTTGCTGTAAGTGGCATGTGCACCAGACAAAGGAATACGTGGATGAAATATAAGAAAAACctaaaagagaaaaaagacTCTTCAGTGAAAACATTAGATGAGTATCGAGAGATGATCCGAAACGAAGATTTGAGATTAACAATGGCCAACATGATTCTTGACGATGAATCAGTAGAGGGAGATACAGGGACAACATCAGCGCTTCGTGATGATCCTTGGATGAAAAATAGCAGTTTAAACAAACTCAGCGACGTAGCTGAACTTCATTGTGGGATTAAAATGGATAAGCAATTGCGAGATCACTTTGCAACAACTAGTGTTGCAGAAATACGTGAGCAATTTCAGAAACTAATGACTTACTGTGCCAACGATGTTGTAGCTACATATCATGTATTCTACAAAGTTTACCCTAAATTTAAGGAAGTTGTTCCCCATCCGGTTAGTTTTGCTGCTCTGAGGCACATTACCTCCTCTATTTTACCCACCTCCACAGACTGGGAAGATTATATTCGAAGGTGTGAGGAAATGTACCAGAAGTCTAAAACCGAAGTGGAGGAAAAAGTTCATCAGATCTGTAACGaagttgtttctttgaggAAAAATGCACAGGATGAAATTCCACCATGGGAAGAAGACCCATGGTTATCGCAACTAGATTGGGAAATCAAGCCTGTAAGGCTAACAAAGTCAGGAGTGCCTTATAAAAACCAAAAGCTGCCTGGTTATCCGGAGTGGTATAAAAAACTGGTTGCTAAGGATAAGCTAAACCTGACAATCAAATCTAGAACTAGTATTTTACTTCTGAGACTTTTGTGGGAAGGAAAGCCAATCTTTTGGACCGAAACTAAAGGTTGgtgttttgttgttgatcaaaAAGAGAGTGCCAAGTTTCAGAACTCCAAATACCTGGAGGTGAATCCACTTGACATTTTAATGCAAATACATGCCAACACCcccaaaagaaaagtgtctcccaaaaaaaagtcgGTTTCAAGAGAAAGCTCCTCCACAAAGTCTAAGGAGTCTTCAaggacaaaaaaaacaagtaaAAGCATAGACAAGCCAACACAACACATGTCAACCGAGGATGCTAATTTAGATTTGCTTGCTGTAGATTTACCTCCTAGATACGCAGAATCCGACCACATTGTACGTGAGAATCTTAAAAAGCTGATAGCAAATGGAAAAACTTTGTTTAAAATACCACATGAAAATGGACAAGACGCCAGAGTTACCTCCCTCATATCAAAGCCATTTTTAAGGTATTATGAGGAGGGTATCTTATCCTCTGAAAATAGTCTAGCTAGGGAGGCTTTCCAAACCAACGTTACCAACAGCTATTGGATATCTTCTAGAGAGCGTATAATGAATCAATATGTTGTCTATGAATCAGATTTGAACAAAGCTAAACCTTTTCGGCAAAAAGGGGAGAAAGAAGTTGGGTTTATAATTCCCCAGATAGTTCCTATGGGAACCATCACTCGTCGTGCAGTTGAGAAAACATGGCTTACAGCTTCGAATGCTAAAAAGAATAGATTGGGATCTGAGTTGAAGTCTCTAATACAAGCGCCCCCTGGTTATTGTTTTGTTGGCGCCGATGTTGATAGCGAAGAGTTATGGATTGCATCTTTAGTAGGTGATTCCGTGTTCCGACTACATGGTGGTACTGCCTTGGGCTGGATGACTCTTGAAGGTACGAAAAACTCAGGTACTGATTTACATTCTAAAACTGCCAACATATTAGGGATTTCTCGTAATGAAGCTAAGGTTTTCAACTATGGTAGGATTTATGGCGCTGGTGTAAAATTTGCAACATCTTTACTCAAAAAGTTCAATCCAGCAATCAGTGAAATAGATGCTGATAAAGTGGCTAAAACTTTATATGCCGAAACCAAGGGTAAAACTAGTGTTGTCAAGTTTCCAGAGTCTGGTGAAAAGATTAAAGTATGGTATGGTGGATCCGAAAGTGTGGTTTTCAATAGGCTAGAAAGTATTGCCGAACAAGATAATCCAAAGACACCTGTTCTTGGAGCAGGCATAACTGCGGCATTAAATAGAACAAACTTGAATTCAAACTCGTTTTTACCGTCTCGTATAAATTGGGCCATTCAATCTTCCGGAGTTGATTATTTGCATCTTCTGTTAGTATCAATGGAATACTTGACGAAACTGTATAATGTCGATGCACGACTATCAATTACAGTACATGACGAGGTAAGGTACCTTTCTAAGATAGAGGATAGGTATAAATGTGCTatgcttcttcaaattgCAAACTTATGGACGAGAGCtatgttttgttttcaactaggaattgaaaatgtaCCGCAGAGTTGtgcatttttttcatgtgTTGATATCGACCATGTCTTAAGAAAAGAAGTAGACTTTGATTGTATTACTCCATCGAACCCTAGCCCGATTTCTCATGGTGAGAGTCTGGATATCTACTCTTtgttaaagaaaaaagaagtcCAGGACATGCTAAATAGTTTGAACGATAAGCCCAATTGTGAAAATCTGCTTGAGAACAAGCAGAAGACCAGTAGGCCagttgaaaaacttgatatcaaatttgACACTTCAACTAAGCTCAAATGGATTGAGCTACAAATATCTaaaacagagaaagaattcaaagagaaaaaaaaagctttTTTCCAAGCTGCTGATACTTTAGTTCTTGAAAACTTCGCAAAGAAACTCAAGAATATTGATAACTCAAATGATGAAGTCGTACTGAACGGTCTTTTTGTGCCAAATTGCACAGCGGGTGAACTTCTGGATTCTGGTAAAATAATAGAAGAGAATTGGGACGCCTTAATAAATGAAAGAAAGGCTGataaaaaatttaaagGATCAAAGAACAACAAAGTGTGCAAGGATGAAGATCACTCAACTACGGATTTGCTGATTGAACGGATTGCAACAGATATTCTAGATAAGATGGAAAGGAAACCGAAAAGTAAATGCAAGGCATACGGCAAAGCAAGaccatcaaagaaaacttgTTTGGTTGAAAGTGATAATAAGAGTCTGACGTTAAGTTCTAATAGAAAGAGAGGGAGGGAGGGAGAATACGTAACTTTCTCCCACACACACCTTACAGAGAACGAACTAAGAGAAATAATGTTTTAA
- a CDS encoding uncharacterized protein (PKUD0B03950; Pfam Domains: DEAD(7e-06)) — MGASSDVIGEVYVDCPVASIGLPCASDAGYVSLRDFTLKNIYPDSKEEPPDLPKDTRYSTRKFCVKVSKLQINAHLVYSASLDKKGKVVIDETPSPNSVLDLYSFNSVSKSNHISEGTEKILECVSFKGKEHKEFISKVRKEEKQISIVLVQDDRLCFVQNLLRDLSCYGIRVFLLVHRPPEGNTSDLKQLCKLLGSLINRMNSKFTKNNGKQIHMISYEQSDLVFAIFLSQRSLNTNLTTAIIISNDFDEQELLKSKHYLGLNFKKKSVNNDVPRFRIRTPTLSISLNKTVPNYWNSDYLKLGPNPWICKANKYLGNEYFILETQNNWFSNDIIKWIKSWKHINIQDVYDIDLDNVDINWVLAKSQRQISTPSRSAGVKSIPLVVNDTYLETQNEDGEQAPFLRNQFDEEIDEGKVDIFDKYGLRIMSKEDLSKEQLRIQTKFYKLDEIQDKTLPKNPPTGYDNLVTYFQYMTYSLFLEELYHQDFCSETYIKKSSDNNLNIFVSTKQAFELYVQEEIHHLRKHPFVKDQPLFIIRKSDESLCWKNRPQFWVVKVKKCEVCRFNNETGELIAVTIKKSNKRERENAISMCSVEMYNWNEFSFPKKDPPHNFTILPGSIVLGRIFDSMSRISNPTFIDLILGKTKIKSVSPKKPITGLYSTLNDSQKTALNACLSNEVTVIQGPPGSGKTSTIHETVIQLLDHGVKPVMVVASSNLAVDNIAEKMIDKYKDRILRVCSTAKEREYNRDHKVGSICLHNKLTKQFSKDLVDIENRFREDPRNIDGKELNKYIDQSSKAATTIVNSAEVIFTTTASILHKHLRSIEGVPVIIMDEATQSSEPLTMIALGVKGCRKLALVGDTEQLSVFTNVRTLKTSLYQRVIDHSILTKPHLLNTQYRMHPEICEYSNTEFYKGQLRNGITAEDRRLKKIKFPLFFYDHQGNHAKESRIFCSNGEEQTYSWINTAEVGYVVEMVENLIRDRELQPSDIGVMTGYSAQRELLINAFKKSLVVNPERCDISFSLDNEDLSINQNSTVCDINGLIIASIDAFQGRERKIVVMSCVRSNSEGNIGFMADHRRMNVAITRAQYSFVMVGNFRTFSKDVHWGQYLLSLSKKGYVRINIYDY; from the coding sequence ATGGGTGCTTCCAGTGACGTTATAGGAGAGGTGTATGTCGATTGTCCAGTAGCTTCTATTGGATTACCATGTGCGTCTGACGCAGGATACGTTTCCTTACGAGACTTCACTCtaaaaaatatttatcCTGATTCAAAGGAGGAACCACCCGATTTACCGAAAGACACCCGGtattcaacaagaaaattttGTGTAAAGGTTTCCAAATTGCAAATAAATGCCCATTTGGTCTATAGTGCGTCCCTTGATAAGAAGGGCAAAGTGGTGATTGACGAAACCCCCAGTCCTAATTCTGTGTTGGACTTatattctttcaattcggtctcaaaatcaaatcataTATCAGAGGGTACGGAAAAGATACTAGAGTGTGTGAGTTTTAAAGGTAAAGAGCATAAAGAGTTTATTTCCAAGGTGAGAAAGGAGGAAAAACAGATATCCATTGTTTTGGTTCAAGATGATAGATTATGTTTTGTACAGAATTTATTAAGAGACCTTAGCTGCTACGGTATTAGGGTCTTCTTACTTGTCCATAGACCACCGGAGGGTAACACTTCTGATTTGAAGCAATTATGCAAGCTGCTTGGCTCTTTAATAAACAGAATGAACAGCAAATTTACCAAAAACAATGGCAAACAAATTCACATGATTTCTTATGAACAAAGTGATCTAGTTTTTGCTATTTTCTTATCACAGCGTAGTCTCAATACAAACCTGACAACTGCAATAATTATAtccaatgattttgatgagCAGGAACTACTGAAATCTAAACATTACCTTGGCTTGaattttaagaaaaaatcagTCAACAATGATGTTCCTCGTTTTAGAATTAGAACTCCAACGTTGTCAATCTCTTTAAACAAAACTGTGCCGAATTATTGGAACAGTGATTATTTGAAACTGGGTCCAAATCCTTGGATTTGTAAAGCCAACAAATACTTAGGGAATGAATACTTTATTTTGGAGACTCAAAACAATTGGTTTTCGAACGATATCATTAAGTGGATTAAAAGTTGGAAACATATTAATATACAAGATGTTTATGATATTGATCTAGATAATGTAGATATTAACTGGGTCCTGGCAAAAAGTCAGAGACAGATATCTACGCCTAGTAGAAGTGCCGGTGTAAAGTCTATTCCACTAGTCGTTAATGATACTTATTTGGAAACCCAAAATGAAGACGGAGAACAGGCTCCCTTTCTTAGAAACCAATTTGACGAAGAAATAGATGAAGGTAAAGTAGACATTTTCGATAAGTACGGGTTACGTATAATGAGTAAAGAAGATTTATCTAAGGAACAACTACGTATACAAACCAAGTTTTATAAACTGGATGAAATCCAAGATAAAACTTTACCTAAAAATCCACCAACAGGGTACGACAATCTTGTTACCTACTTTCAATATATGACCTACTCTTTGTTTTTAGAAGAATTGTACCATCAGGATTTTTGTTCGGAGACTTACATCAAGAAAAGTTCTGATAACAATCTGAATATTTTCGTTTCAACTAAACAAGCTTTTGAATTATAtgttcaagaagaaatacaCCATCTAAGAAAGCACCCTTTTGTCAAAGATCAACCGTTATTTATTATTAGGAAATCTGACGAGTCACTATGTTGGAAAAACCGACCTCAATTCTGGGTTGTCAAGGTTAAGAAATGTGAAGTATGTCGATTCAATAATGAAACAGGCGAATTGATTGCTGTTACAATCAAAAAGtcaaataaaagagaaagagaaaacgCAATTTCAATGTGCTCAGTTGAAATGTATAATTGGAATGAGTTTTCATTCCCCAAAAAGGATCCACCACATAATTTTACTATTTTACCAGGCAGTATTGTGCTTGGCAGAATTTTCGACTCAATGTCTAGGATTTCTAATCCGACgtttattgatttgattttaggTAAAACGAAAATCAAGTCTGTTTCTCCAAAAAAACCAATCACTGGGTTATACTCAACTTTAAATGACTCACAAAAAACAGCTCTTAATGCTTGTTTAAGCAATGAAGTCACTGTAATCCAAGGCCCTCCTGGTTCCGGTAAAACCAGTACTATTCACGAAACAGTTATTCAACTTTTAGATCACGGGGTTAAACCCGTTATGGTAGTGGCATCCTCCAATTTAGCAGTTGATAATATTGCCGAGAAAATGATTGACAAATATAAAGATAGAATACTTCGGGTGTGTTCTACAGCTAAGGAAAGAGAGTACAATCGTGATCATAAAGTCGGTTCCATCTGCCTTCATAATAAACTCACGAAACAATTTTCTAAAGACCTAGTTGATATCGAAAATAGGTTTCGTGAGGATCCACGGAATATTGACGGTAAGGAACTCAACAAATACATTGATCAGAGTAGTAAAGCTGCTACCACAATTGTTAATTCAGCCGAAGTTATTTTTACAACAACTGCAAGCATACTGCACAAGCATTTGAGATCAATTGAAGGTGTTCCGGTTATTATTATGGACGAAGCCACTCAATCTTCTGAACCACTAACTATGATTGCTTTGGGAGTGAAAGGATGTAGGAAACTGGCATTGGTCGGTGACACCGAACAGTTGAGTGTTTTCACCAACGTAAGAACATTGAAAACCTCGCTATATCAAAGAGTCATTGACCATAGCATTTTAACTAAACCACATTTGCTGAATACTCAATATAGAATGCATCCTGAGATTTGTGAATACTCCAACACTGAATTTTATAAAGGTCAATTAAGAAACGGAATCACCGCTGAAGATAGACGacttaaaaaaatcaagtttCCTTTATTCTTTTATGACCACCAGGGGAACCATGCTAAAGAATCCAGGATATTTTGCTCCAATGGTGAAGAACAGACATATTCATGGATTAATACGGCGGAAGTGGGCTATGTGGTGGAGATGGTGGAGAATTTGATCAGAGACCGTGAATTGCAACCATCTGATATTGGTGTAATGACAGGCTACTCTGCCCAAAGGGAGCTCTTGATAAATGCTTTTAAGAAAAGTCTCGTTGTTAACCCTGAACGCTGCGATATCAGCTTCTCTCTAGATAACGAAGATCTAAGCATAAATCAGAACAGTACAGTCTGCGACATCAATGGTTTGATTATTGCATCTATTGATGCCTTTCAGGGGAGAGAAAGGAAAATAGTTGTAATGTCTTGTGTTAGGTCAAATTCAGAGGGTAATATAGGATTTATGGCTGATCATAGGAGAATGAATGTTGCGATCACTAGAGCTCAGTATAGCTTTGTAATGGTGGGGAATTTTAGAACTTTCTCAAAAGACGTACATTGGGGCCAGTATTTATTATCTTTGAGTAAGAAGGGTTACGTGAGAATAAATATATACGATTACTAG
- a CDS encoding uncharacterized protein (PKUD0B03960; similar to Saccharomyces cerevisiae YOR332W (VMA4); ancestral locus Anc_7.63), translating to MSSTRALTDDQVQGELKKMESFIRKEAEEKAREIQLKADEEYEIEKASVVRAEINAIDAAYQDKFKKASLAQQITKSTIANKTRLKVLATREEALETIFSATHDGLKKLASNKNKYKTLLIGLIEECLYTMMEKAVTIQVREVDVAVAKEAAKVAAENFEKKAGFPVDITVDESNFLNKDLAGGVVAINGTGKISVDNTLDERLKLLSETALPAIKLEMFGPSKTRKFFD from the exons ATGTCTTCCACCAGAGCACTAACAGATGACCAA GTTCAAGGTGAActcaaaaaaatggaatctTTCATAAGGAAAGAAGCTGAAGAAAAGGCAAGGGAGATCCAACTAAAAGCTGATGAAGAgtatgaaattgaaaaggctTCTGTTGTGCGTGCTGAAATCAATGCCATTGATGCAGCATACCAAGACAAGTTCAAGAAGGCGTCTCTTGCCCAACAAATCACAAAGTCCACCATTGCAAATAAAACAAGATTGAAGGTTTTAGCTACAAGAGAAGAAGCATTGGAGACCATTTTCTCTGCAACCCATGACgggttgaagaaattggcATCtaacaaaaacaaatataaGACTTTACTCATAGGTTTAATCGAGGAATGCTTATACACAATGATGGAAAAGGCAGTCACAATTCAGGTTAGAGAAGTAGACGTAGCTGTGGCAAAGGAAGCTGCCAAGGTTGCAgctgaaaattttgaaaagaaagcCGGATTCCCCGTTGATATCACTGTCGATGAGTCCAACTTCTTGAATAAGGACCTAGCAGGTGGTGTTGTTGCCATCAATGGTACTGGTAAGATTTCTGTGGACAACACTTTAGATGAAAGATTGAAACTTTTATCCGAAACTGCGTTGCCTGCAATCAAGTTGGAAATGTTTGGACCTTCAAAGACTAGAAAGTTCTTTGATTAA